ttattattttaataatggcCACGTCAGCCGACTGCGTGCCGCTTACATTTGCCGTTTGCCTATAGAACTATTGCTCTGCCACAGAAGCTTCCTTCCCCAACGAATGTCGTCTTGTGGTAACTGACAAAAGAAGGTCTCCAGATTTTGTCACCTCATGTGTTTAAGAACCTCCCGAGCAGTAGTAATCTGAGGACGACAATGTCTTCGTTGAATCGGTCGTCAATCAGATACTGTTCTCTGTATTCTGTCTGTCTACAGGATTCTGGGTTTtacacttttattttctttaaaaaataaaaaaaaaatgtttaatatttGATTAGGTAGGGGATCATGCAAACAAATCTTCATAGCTTAAAATATTAGTGATCACAAAGTCTGGCTgtgtatcatttttttcttttttatttgcaagttgtttaaattaattcaaactaACATGCAGTGCCAAGCCTTTgagattttgtttgaattttgtgaCTTACATTTTGGCTTAAAATGGTAGATTTGGCATTTGAATCTTTGATCGTGTTCATATGGCTATATTGGCGTatcagattatataaaataaagttattaTATTCACAAGTcggtatataaaatataacattcacatcacttaaatgataaaatttaatttataaaatttaaattttaaatcaaattatgtcaagcaaatattatattaacaaaaattttatgtgcagtcatttttaagtatttttatacactctattaatatgattaattgcgtcatttttttaatataaaataattattttgactaatcacattaataaaatatgtaaaaaaatatatgtaacaaaactcttttagTAGATATAAGCTATACACCAATTTGAGAGTATAacttatgtataaaaaaaagttgttgGATGGGCGTAGTGATGATTCGTAGAGTTGGAAAAGAAGTGGGAGAATCAGTGTGAATGATTCGCATCACTTTATGAAACCTTTGGGCTAAAATGGTAGTGGCGGAAGACCTTTTCATTTTTGAGGGTgtcaatttaacaataatagaAAAGGACTCTTAAAGGCATAACAAGAGTAGTAGTTTGGAGGGGAAAGAGGGTATCCAATCCTAATGACCTTTGCatttaatttgcataaaaaGGGATATACTTTTTTCTTAGGACCCTCCTCCCCCCAACTTGACCGCAAAAGTTTGCTCACTCTCCTCTTCCCCCGCCCCCGGGCGCGGCGCCGCGTCTTTCCACGTTGCTCGCCCAATTTAACTTATCAACTTGTATTTGCTTTATTGCTCTCGTCAcataatctcatatttattttggaaaataatgcattcttttcttttcttttggtacgggtcatttttataaaataatttattgataaaacataattatataagaaattataaaaagagtTATATGTtcgatttattttaaaaaaaaaattgcgatGAAcgcatttaataaaaatttaattaaaatttaatgttggTTATAATAATAGATTCTAAAAACGTCtcgtattatttttaaaaatgtaaataaatctaaaatttatttgaaaaaattaatatgttaataataaattttattttattttttaaaaaaaatatatatatactaaacttatATATTCTCTAACCgtaaacataaattttttaaaaaattaatacatatttCAATTAATGTAGtgtgatatatcatatatctatctgataataaaagaattttatgctaatttgtgaagtatttttttgttattatgtcTGGAGCGCATGCATGTATTTTCCTTCCTTGTATGTATTTCATAGACCAACTCTTTTGCCCGTTTTGCTATCCTCATGTGTTGGTAGGCCCAATCATTGCGTACCACGTTTACACTTGCCAGATTGGAGATGACCATGTTGTGGGGCCCGCTCTAGCTGTGTTCCATTTGTGTCCCGAAAATAATGGCCGGCTTCAGTTGAAGGCTGGAGCGCCAGGATGCAACTGTTGACTTGATCGTTTGTCCACGTACGAATAAAATCAGGGCACGTCAGGAATATAggacaataaataaattttttaatattaaatttataaatgacgtgtatgagattttttttattacaaaataattttatattttaacaaatcACATCTtgttaattttgaatttatttttataatttattttaacgattaaatcatttttctaattattttttgtaaagaagcttatttctttaattaaggTTAATTTgtataatgagttgagatattttGTGTATAATATtgggataaaatattataaaattaaaatattttaatattattttttatgatataatttttaatataatttttattttgaaatttgaaaattatgattttttattttgtttataaatttaggaaatttttaataattattaaaattgaaaagtatttatatttgttgtgttgagatattgagataagataaaataaaatgaaagcatATTTCTATCGAAACTAGAACTATTGTATAATTTAGATAGTGAGTCGAGATGAGAAgaattaagatgaaaattaaaaattaaataaaatattatttattattattattattttagatattgaaatagttaaattatttattatattttatttaaaaatttaaaaaattataataataaaataaaataagataagataaaatatttcttctacCCTAAAAACCCTaatattctttattatttacaaaagaaTTGTACTCAATAATTACATGCACATTATTAGCACTACGATTTCAAAAGTTACAAAGATTTCGATTTTCAACGCGAACACGGTTGTTAGGTCATGTTTGGGATAGAAATAAGGCTACAATCCAACACAAATTCTacattttcatctcaatttaacacaatttatctcatttaattattataattttttttaaattttaacataaaatataataaataattttatattttcaaatcttaaaataataataatattaaaaaataatattttaataatattttattcaactttcaactcaactcaattcaacatccaaacgcaatCTAAGTTTGTACGTACCTCAGACTCGCACGATCTCTCGCGTTCAGATCGCAAAAGAAACCGCTCAACTTCTCAAGTCGACTTGGAGTAGCCTCTTCCAAAGCAACATGTAGGGGTGAAAACCAACTCATTCGGTGTAGTTTTTGAGCAAAATGGGCGCCGACCGATGAGAGGGAAAATGATAGAACAACCAACCATAACCGGCAGATGGGAAGGAGAAAACTGGATGTATCAACTCCGACAATTCTCTGGCAACTCACGATTGGTTCTCGGTTTCCATAGCGGCGATGGTAGTCtaagagagtagagagagagagagattgagaaaCCAAGCAGCAAAATGGGAAATAATAAGTGAAGGAAGAAGACAACGTATTATTGAAACAACGTTGTTTGGTAAGTTTGGTTTAATTCCAAACGGCACTATTCTACTTTTTTGTTCGTTTTGTaccttataaataaaatgaatactAAACAGCATAAGTTTAATTTGtgtttaaaatacaaatatagaaGTAAAACGATGTCGTTCCACTTAAATTTAAATAGAATGCTTCATTTCAAATtggtataatttaaaaaaaaaaaagtgtattaTTACATCGGGCGGTTCAGCAGTTTGAACCGGCCTCAAACCTTGACCGAACCGATGACAGTCGGTTTTGTTAAAATGTTGCCACCCACCGACTGGTTCTCCATCGGTTTCGGCCAATTTCAGCCTTCGACTGCCAATCTGTGTTAGTCACAGCCGATTCCCTGATTTTTTGTACACCCCTAGCAAGATGAATACGTGTTGTCGAAAAACAAGACAAGGAGATTAGGGGCCATTTGCTTggtggattgctttagatcaattaagttcagtctaattttaagatAAATCTAATATCTGAATACACAATTTTCAAAtaactaaactcatctcaattcaaaacttttttatacGTGAAACCCACAACTTAttttaacttctcataaatacatctaaacttattctaatatttaaactcatctaaactcatcttatgTGTGCTCCACAAAACTCACTTAACCGtcttaactcactattattcataaaaaacttaATTCAACTCAATATCCAAGCAGGACCTGGTTGGATTTGgacgatgagatgagatgaaataattttaggtaaacgttaaaagttaaataaaatattattagaatattattttttaatattattattgttttaaaattttaaaaaattgaattatttattatatttaatatgaagatttaaaaaaattataataatgagataaaataaaacacttttatTATCTAAATGAGATCTAATTAAAACATTAAAGTTAATCAAATAAGTACCAAAGCAATTTTAGcttcacaaattttattttatttttataaaataattctacttattaattttacatatcacatttatttatttttttataataaatatgtgatatataaatgataaatagaaaacCCGATTGCCGGAAGCTACTGTGCTTCTATGATTCGCTGCCGAGTTCTTCTAAGCCAACCTTGGCTAGAAccaatgatattattttaaccactcactctTGTTGTTTCTACTTGACATGGGATTCTATCACATAGGAAACGTTCGTGATTATTTTAGGCTACCTGTTGCATGAGCtaattgatatgatttgattATTTTGTAGGTAATCCGCCTTTAGTCATTGCACGCGGTGGGTTTTCAGGGCTATTTCCTGATTCTAGTGTTATTGCCTATGATTTGGCGCTGCAAATTAGTGTGCCCGATGTGTTCGGTGTGATGTGCAATTGACAAAGGATGGAGCTGGGATCTGTGTGCCGGGAATAAGGTTGGAGAAACAACTGACATTTCTTCGGGTGTTTACAAAAGCAGGAGTAAGGTCTATCTTGTTAATGGGGCCTACGGTTGTAATCGAGCATAACTGAGTAGGTCTTTGACTTGTCGAGTTCTGCTCGACTTAAAATACTCGAgttcgagattttttttattttttgttcaatcACTCGATAAGCTAAACTCTCAACTCGAATTCTTGAGTTTATCCTATAAATGAGTTCGAGTtcgaattattattattttttctgaataagatttaataattaataaattaaataaaaaaaattaaatatctaatattaaatttatacaactaataagtagaacctctattgaaattataaaattttaaaaaaaattataaataattaatatctaactaattgatatttatccaaaataacaatatatgatattcatatatatatatatatatattattaatacatacacttaatatgataatatatatctatttcatatatgactcccataaactaatatatgaaattattaaattttactaactaattattatacaaattataaaatatacctataaattatattcactatatagatacaagtaattagattacatattatatatttaattataaaagtgatatgcttaatacatatgtatattatatacataggtgtatgtatatagtTATCAagatatgaatgagttttaatcgagtcaaGCTAACAAATCAACTTGAGCATAAACGAGCGGGCCTTAGCAGGCCTTAATCGAATTGAGTTTTGTTGAGTATGTATAATTTACAAATTGAGCATACGTCTACTTTCAcgaagagtttttttttttttttcatgagtcgaattcgattcgagtttaaccgagtAAGTACCGAGCGGGTTATCAAACAGACtagttcatttacagccctaatAGTTTTCGGTGGATTTCATCTTTAGTGTGCTAGCAGCTAATGTCATCTGTAAGTCTGAGTAGTAGTCATTGGCAACTTTTTTCTTTACTTCTCTGTCGTATAGGCTACTCGGAGGCCTAGTGAAccatccttttttattttttttacatatagtTGGATGCCTTTCAAGTACATTCTTATGCACGTAAGCGAGTCTGAGATGAATATGGATGATTGGGATTCAAATATTGTTTTCCAATGTCTTTAGAGTAAATGTAGTTATGCTTCCCCTCTTTCAAAATACAGTTAAAGTTGCTATCAGACTGTGTTGTCGCTTATTTAATATGCTCTTTTGCATTAGCAATTGATGCAAATTTCTCTGTTTAATACCAGTAACTCAAGGAGTCTATTCTCGATCTAATAACTTTGATGGCTCTGGCTTCCAAATTCTCACCGTTCAAAACTTGACTGCAACAATGAAACCACCAAGCTTATGGTTGAACATTCAGGTAAATAAAGACTATAAACTGTCTTACATTAAATTTTTCGTTGCCTTTGTTGTATGAATATTTCTCCAATCATGTAGGATATGGCTTCTCAGCTATCATTTTGAGTAACCTTTTATTCTAACACTTTTTCCGCATGATGCATTCTTTAGACAACACAATTTCAGTATGAGAAGCTTTGTACTTTTGGTGTCAGAGAAGTGTGAGAATTCGTTATATTTCATCACCAGAGGTGGGTTTCCTAAGAATTATAATGACATGATTTAATCCAAGCACGACAAAACTGGTCTTCATGTTTCTAGGACAGGATGAGATCGAGCCTTTAGCCAACCAGACATACGGTACTCTGTTAAAGAATCTTACGTTTATCAAGACATTTGCCTCTGGAATTCTCATTCCCAAAGCTTACATATGGCCTGTAGATGCAAGTCTTTATTTACAACCTCATACCACTGTTGTCGTAGATGCTCATAAGGCAGGGCTAGAAGTGTTTGCATCAGATTTTGCAAATGACGTTCCATTTAGCTTCAATTACAGTTATGATCCATTATCTGAGCAATTGTCTTTCATTGACAATGGTGACTTTTTCGTTGATGGTTTGCTGACGGACTTCCCAATGACTTCGGCAATAGGTAACTTATTTTATTCACTTTGTAAGAATAGTTTTCATCATCAAGTATGGGTTCATTATCaggttttattttggttttgatttcgGAACTTCCTGAATGAAACTTGATTTGGCTATCTGAACCCCTGGACAGATgtatttatttgaaatgatCAAATTAAATTAGTCTTTAATTCCTTGTGGGTTTGGTTACCTTGACCCCTTGTTTGATTTTTCCTTGGCCTGTATCTTGACCTTGAAGCACCTCCAATGTGAAATGTTTGACCATTCTTTGGTGCAATCATGTGATATTAGTGCGCATTTTCAGATCACCTTGATTGAGTTCCTTTCGTTTCGTTTAAAATTGGTTGTTTACTACAGATGAATCCATGAGTTATCCTATGTTTTCATGAGAAGTTAAAGAATCCCCTATCTATTAGCAAAGCTTGAAAAACTTCCACAACCCCGCCCTTGGCAGACCATGATGGAAGGCCATTGACGGGGTTGTGGTTGGGGCTAGAATCATTATGCAATATGGTTTACTAAATCGCTCTGATTTTTaggaaatttttcaattttattctcAAACCTAGGGCTACCTTTAATGCGAAGCACCTTATCAAGTTATGATAGTAGTCGAATGGATTTGCTCTCTGAGTACTTGCATATATTTCTCTATGCTATGTGCTGCAATTATATAGTTGAAAACAGAAGCATTGAATTTCAGAACAGAAATAGATGGATAACTCTGATGCAGACGGTGCTTTTGTTCTTTTCTGAATCTCAGACACAAGCATTAGttttttataattgaattattGGCCACTTATTTCAATTAATATTTCCTTCAAGATGTTGATTTCTCCTCATACTGCAGATTGCTTTGCTCATCTAGGCAATAATGCTCCAGCACAAGGTATATCACTCTTTCATGTTGCTTCTGATAAAAGCTTTAGACTTTTTTTTCCCTGCTCTTAACTGATAATGCTAACCTTGTTCCTTCACCTTGTTCACCATCCAGCAAAGCCTTTGGTTATCTCCAAAAATGGAGCAAGTGGAGATTACCCTGGGTGCACTGacttaccatatataattaaaaagctATTAAACTTATAAGCAGTCACTAAGTTTCATCTTTGGTCTGTGTCGATGGATTATCTCAACACTGACAGTTGCATTGAGATCTAAATGCACTTGCTATGGCCTTTGTCAAAGATTAAAAGTGGGTTTTAAAAGTGGCATTTGCTTGaattaaggattttttttttttttttttttttttttttaaatttggataTACTTACTTTTATACATTGAAAAGCTATTGAGTTCAACTCATTATTGCTGTTTACACTGATGAACAGTCTTATTGCTTCCATTGATGAAAAAGAATGAGTTGTTcaaatctttttgttttttgtaggATCACTTTGAATCTAATCACTTGAAGTCACTATTTGGTGTGAGATTAATCATCGATGAACATCTTATTGattttataattcatatattataattttgcaTTTTGTAATATAacgtataaataaaaaataatgtaatatgtaatgGATTGCATTGTTATGCATAGGTGAATattggaatattttttttttttttgttttacatgcATGTAGTATTTTTGAACACAAACATTATCCTTTCCAACTAGATGacttagaaatttattttagtaaaataaaaaagaattatgcttttaaataaatataaacttttacataaaaagaattatgcttttaaatggattttcttgaaaaatcttgaataaaatataggcttttactacaaaagaaattatgattttaaatttaattagaatgaacttttattattttaaaaaaaaaatccaaatttcaGCCTGGATCACATGGCAGAAGGCCGGATTGGAAAGTGCGGTTCGCTTTCTATGGAGATAAGAACAAGGAAGCACTGGCCATGGCAAGCATTGGTTGGAAGAAGAGGGCGGATTGCCTAAACTAACCAATACTACTCGCCTACCTGATGTACAGCCCTACGGCAAATCTTTCTGCATTAACGCTACTACTTGCCAGTAGGTACAGAGGCAGGCCATTTGAAGGGAAGCGGGGATGCTTCAACATTTTGGGACATTCTCTGGTTAATTCCACTTCTTACACTTCTTATCTAAAAACTACATAACGAGATTGGGTAATTATTGTGATTACTATCGATGCCTTGCGTAAGGCGAGAAATATATGACACAAGCAATATTTGAGCTTTTGAGATCTCTCACGTATATCTGTCGAGCCACTCTTTAAAATATCCCATgttgacatatataataatgttagatatagtatGAAGATCTTCAAACTTTGCatacatctttaaaaaataaaaataactagcATGTTCATTTATctttcatattatatttttttctttttctttttcttttttttaaataaaaaataaataaacacgcCTATCTTCCTAAAGGTCATTGGTCTAACTACATGTGATAAATAATAGCATATGGGTTGGGCCTCGTTCAACGGGGATTAATACATGACTACGGTACCAATCCGCATTTATCATCGCCCCGTACGTGTAGCTAGTGCGTACCACAATTCTGATGTCGTTTTGATTAACTTTGGATTCAAATGTACTCATTTTCACTAATGTGGGGTCGGGGCTTGATTCGGCCGTTTACCACCATTAAGTTACGTTCTCACTTCAATCCATCTCaaataaattatcaataaaatcttttatttttttaatattttataaaaaaaaattaaacttattttaatttctttacatttaaatatatttttaaaaaattaataaaatattattatttatatatcaattcaaatcatttcaacATATAAACACAGTTTTTATATTGCGAGGCAAGGTAGGTTGACCATTTCCCCGTACTGATCATGTACGTGCTTGACTTGGTTCTCTAATCCGTTATGCTATCATTAGTCATCACTGTACAAATACtaattattgcttctaattatcCGAACAGTTATCCCTTTTCACCAAGCCGATTAAAACACGTTTTCCCATGACAACCGATCagcttaatttataatatttagagCCAGAATATTTGCATGCATGCCAAATTGGAAAAATCTTGACGACGTCAAATATGCAGGATTGCGCGGTAAGCCATCCCCTCATCTCTCTTTCGCAAGCAAATCGAGCCCTCTACCTCTctctagatctctctctctctatatatatatctattacaAAGTTACGAAAATCTCACAAATCTCCCGAAAAAACCTTATCCTCGGAAGTTACGTACGTTCTCAGTTTCAATGGTTTGCCAGCAAGCTTTTCCGGCAACGTGCAACCTACGCTGTCTGGCGTTCTTTCTTATCCTGCTTCAATGCACCGCGGTATTAGCTTTGGTATCTGCTCAGGAACCTAGCCAGACTGATCGCTGGCCTACGCTTACTGGTTTGTGTTTTGCCTCCAAGCCTCTAGTAACTGTACTGTCGAGAAAAATATAGCGttggaacaaaatgaaaaagttttctgctttcttgaaaaatgaaattaaaacgGAGTGAGAGTATTGTTCTTGCGCCGGAtttagtacgtacgtacgtaccttcGATATCTTTGTGAAACATTACATACACAACAATGTTGTAATTCATTCATTGATCATTATTCATGTTAATGTTTCTACTTGAGTTTTACATGGCATGCTAATAAACTGATACATATGATTGGAATTAATATTTTGTAGGTAAACCGCCTCTAGTGATTGCACGAGGAGGCTTTTCAGGGCTGTTTCCAGATTCTAGTTCAATTGCCTTTGATCTGGCACGGCAAGTTAGTCTACCCAATGTCCACGTATGGTGTGACGTGCAATTAACAAAGGATGGAGTTGGGATTTGTGCGCAGGGTGTCAAGTTGGAGAATGCTACTGACATtgctactatttacaaaaagaGGAGTAGGGTTTACCGAGTTAATAAGGTCCCTACCCGAGGATGGTTTTCTGTGGATTTCACCTACAAAGAGCTAGCAAATAATGTCTCCGGTATGTCTGACTTTTCGCTCACAAACCTTattttctttacatttttttttttttggttaccGTCTATCTGTTTATAGTTGCTATCAGTCAAGGTTTCTACTTATTTGATATGAGATTTCTCATCGTCAGCTGATGCGAATTTCTCTGTTTCTAATTGTCAGTAACGCAAGGAGTCTATTCTCGAACTAACCGATTTGATAACCATGGCTTTGCAATTATCACCGTTGATTATTTGGCTAAAGAAATAAAACCACCAGGCATATGGCTGAACATTCAGGTAATTAAACAAAAGATTATGAGCTGTGCTCTGTCTGTGTGCCTTAACATTGAATTGGTCTCCTCGATCGTTCGTTGCTTTAATTTTCCTCTGATAATGTTGGATATGGCTTGGCTTCTCAGCTATCATGCATTCTGATCACTAACCCTATTGCTCCAACTCCGAACACTTAATTTGCAGTACGATGCATTCTTCACGCAACACAAATTAAGTATGACAAGATTTGTGCTTTCTGTTTCGAAAAGAGTGAAAGTCGATTACATTTCATCACCAGAAGTGGCTTTCCTAACACGTATTGCGTCGGGATTTAAACCCACAAAGACAAAATTGGTCTTCCGATTTCTAGGACGAAATGAGATTGAGCCTTCAACAAGCCAGACATATGGCTCTCTATTGAAAAATCTTACTTTTGTCAAGACATTTGCCTCCGGAATCCTTGTTCCCAAGGACTACATATGGCCCGTAGATGCAACTCTTTATTTACAACCCCATACCTCTATTGTCGCTGATGCTCATAAAGCAGGGCTTGAAGTTTTTGCCTCGGattttgtaaatgacattcccATTAGCTACAATTACAGTCATGATCCCATATTGGAGTACTTGTCTTTCGTTAACAATGCTGACTTTGCTGTTGATGGAGTGCTGAGCGATTTCCCAATGACTGCCTCAGAGGCTATAggtaagtctttttttttttttttctctactaGGTATTTACTATTAAGTATTTTCATCACAATCCTGAATTTTTCTCCTCGTACTGCAGCTTGCTTTGCTCATGATCTCAGCAGAAAAGCTTCATCACAAGGTATCTATCTCGGTCACAAATGCTTATAACCAGGGCTTCGATCCTTTTCAGTTCACAACTGATTGATTATGTTGTCTAAGTGAGTGTTTCTATGACAACATTATTCTCGGTATATCATTATTGACACTCTTTCACCTTGCTCATTATGCAGCGAAACCATTGATTATCTCTAAATATGGAGCAAGTGGAGATTACCCAGGTTGCACAGACTTGGCCTATAACAAAGCTATTGCAGATGGCGCAGAAGTAATTGATTGCCCAGTTCAACTGGCCAAGGATGGGACACCATTTTGCCTGAGCTCAAAAAATTTGACAGAAATTGCAATAGTTCCAAAGGATGTGGGTGGAATATTTTCCTTTCGCCTGAAATGGAATCAGATTCAAACCTTGATACGTAAGTTGAATTGGATTCTCCTTTACATATTCTGTGCAGTTATACCCTTTAAACCATAACCTCTCCTTCCTAATCCGATAGCAAACGAAGAAAACATTCACTAAACACTTTCATGCTTTGGAAAAATTCATCCTCTTAAATTTGTTTAAAAGCTTTTGTCGAGACTGAGAGACAAGCATGATGGAACTTTACATCGGTTTGAATTAATTCTCTGCATTGAATGAGGATTTTCGTCACTATCTACTTATATGCTTGTATTATGCATAAATTCTGGTAGCGGTAATAGCAAACCCCTCCGCCAAGTTTAGAATGTTCCGGAACCCGAAGTTCCAAAATGCCGGAAAGTTTATAACATTGTCCGATTTCTTGGCCTTGTCAAAGAATGCGAAATCTCTTACTGGTGTCCTGATCAACATAGAGGTGAGTATTTGCTCTGCTGCTTACTGTCTTTTTGTTGTTGAAATACATGATTTGCAATTTATCAAAGGGGTGTTTCTTCTCATGCCTccagattttaatatttttcttgatcatCCATCGCTGTTTCATTC
This Carya illinoinensis cultivar Pawnee chromosome 11, C.illinoinensisPawnee_v1, whole genome shotgun sequence DNA region includes the following protein-coding sequences:
- the LOC122281962 gene encoding glycerophosphodiester phosphodiesterase GDPDL3-like, whose protein sequence is MVCQQAFPATCNLRCLAFFLILLQCTAVLALVSAQEPSQTDRWPTLTGKPPLVIARGGFSGLFPDSSSIAFDLARQVSLPNVHVWCDVQLTKDGVGICAQGVKLENATDIATIYKKRSRVYRVNKVPTRGWFSVDFTYKELANNVSVTQGVYSRTNRFDNHGFAIITVDYLAKEIKPPGIWLNIQYDAFFTQHKLSMTRFVLSVSKRVKVDYISSPEVAFLTRIASGFKPTKTKLVFRFLGRNEIEPSTSQTYGSLLKNLTFVKTFASGILVPKDYIWPVDATLYLQPHTSIVADAHKAGLEVFASDFVNDIPISYNYSHDPILEYLSFVNNADFAVDGVLSDFPMTASEAIACFAHDLSRKASSQAKPLIISKYGASGDYPGCTDLAYNKAIADGAEVIDCPVQLAKDGTPFCLSSKNLTEIAIVPKDVGGIFSFRLKWNQIQTLIPVIANPSAKFRMFRNPKFQNAGKFITLSDFLALSKNAKSLTGVLINIENARGVRVADAVNEVLIKAGFDKQTSLKVMIQSSNSLVLRKFKGKSNYECVYKANGSIADGSDSTIKNIKKFADSVVVTKDFIFPELSAFITNTTDIVPKLHAEKLPVYVETFSNEFVTQSWDFFSDATVEINTFVQVAKVDGIITDFPYTAARYKRNRCLGVGKKLPPYMQPITPGSLYQFAENR